The Panicum virgatum strain AP13 chromosome 5K, P.virgatum_v5, whole genome shotgun sequence genome has a window encoding:
- the LOC120706907 gene encoding acyltransferase-like protein At1g54570, chloroplastic: protein MPVAALHPLPGVVGAGRRGAGRRRAGRHRRFGLRASSLESPSVASTALSGVAAGAPAERKEKAKDDAAALEEEQSNGLDALYDDGFGGVTVKDYFAAARAVSRDDGGPPRWFCPVECGRPAVDAAPLLLFLPGMDGVGMGLILHHKSLGKVFEVRCLHIPVNDRTPFEGLVQTVENTIKHEHDSSPNRPIYLVGDSFGGCLAVAVAARNPQIDLLLILVNPATSFAKTPLQPILPLLESMPSEFHVTVPYLLSFVMGDPLKMASVSIENNLSPPETLQKLSDSLTSMLPLLSELADIIPRDTLLWKLKLLKNGAAYANSRLHAVQAEVLLLASGSDNLLPSRDEADRLFKALKNCRVRYFKDNGHTLLLEDGVNLLSVIKGVNMYRRGRQRDFVTDYLPPTLSEFKKTFDEDHKLFHLALSPVMMSTMKNGKIVRSLSGIPDKGPVLFVGYHALMGIEVSPLYEEFLREKKKIVRGLAHPLLFGTKSESSRQELSRLDTVSMYGGLPVTPINMYRLFERNEFVLLYPGGVREALHRKNEEYKLFWPHQPEFVRMAARFGVTVIPFGCVGEDDVLELVVDYNDQKNIPGLREWIESINKEADRVRDSVKGEDGNQDMHLPAVLPKVPGRFYYLFGKPIEMKGMNNLVRDRKSANDVYLRIKSEVEEIMSYLKRKREEDPYRSIAQRALYQATWGVSAQVPTFEP, encoded by the exons ATGCCCGTCGCCGCGCTCCACCCTCTCCCGGGCGTCGTcggggccggccgccgcggggccggccgccgcaggGCCGGCCGCCATCGGCGCTTCGGCCTCCGCGCGAGCTCCCTGGAGTCGCCGTCGGTGGCCTCGACGGCGCTGAGTGGCGTGGCAGCAGGGGCCCCggcggagaggaaggagaaggcgaaggacgatgcggcggcgctggaggaggaacaGAGCAATGGTCTGGACGCCCTCTACGACGATGGCTTCGGCGGCGTCACCGTCAAGGACTACTtcgcggcggccagggccgtGTCCCGGGACGACGGCGGCCCGCCGCGCTGGTTCTGCCCCGTCGAGTGCGGCCGCCCGGCGGTGGacgccgcgccgctgctgctcttccTGCCAG GAATGGATGGCGTCGGAATGGGGCTCATCCTGCACCACAAGTCGTTGGGCAA AGTATTCGAGGTTCGCTGCCTGCACATACCAGTCAATGATCGTACACCATTTGAAG GGTTAGTACAAACTGTTGAAAATACTATCAAGCATGAGCATGATTCATCACCAAACAGACCAATATACCTCGTTGGAGATTCATTTGGTGGATGCCTTGCAGTGGCAGTGGCAGCTCGTAATCCACAAATTGATTTGCTTCTCATACTAGTAAATCCAG CTACATCATTTGCAAAGACTCCCTTACAGCCAATATTGCCTCTTTTGGAATCCATGCCAAGCGAGTTTCATGTTACAGTTCCATATCTTCTCAGTTTTGTCATGG GTGACCCCCTGAAGATGGCTTCGGTTAGCATTGAAAACAATCTATCTCCTCCAGAAACTCTACAGAAATTGTCAGATAGTCTCACTTCAATGCTACCTTTACTTTCG GAATTGGCAGATATTATACCAAGGGATACTCTTTTGTGGAAGCTCAAACTTCTTAAGAATGGAGCTGCCTATGCAAATTCTCGTCTTCATGCTGTACAAGCAGAAGTTCTACTTCTTGCCAG CGGTAGCGACAATCTTCTACCAAGCAGAGATGAAGCAGATCGTCTTTTCAAGGCACTGAAGAACTGCAGAGTTCGATACTTCAAGGACAATGGCCATACGCTACTCTTG GAGGATGGTGTCAATCTGTTATCTGTAATAAAAGGAGTAAACATGTATCGCCGTGGAAGACAAAGGGATTTTGTAACCGATTATCTCCCTCCTACTTTAAGTGAGTTCAAGAAAACATTTGACGAGGATCACAA ACTTTTTCACCTTGCACTGAGCCCAGTTATGATGTCTACCATGAAGAATGGAAAAATTGTCCGTAGTCTTTCTGGCATTCCTGATAAGGGTCCTGTCTTGTTTGTGGGCTATCATGCACTCATGGGTATTGAAGTGAGTCCACTGTATGAAGAATTCCTgagggagaagaaaaaaattgttcGTGGCTTGGCTCATCCACTTTTGTTTGGAACAAAATCTGAGTCTTCGCGCCAGGAGTTATCTCGGTTAGATACAGTTTCTATGTATGGTGGACTACCGGTCACCCCAATCAATATGTACAGGTTATTTGAGAGGAATGAGTTTGTTCTGCTTTATCCTGGCGGGGTTCGGGAAGCCCTGCATAGAAAG aacgaagaATACAAGTTGTTCTGGCCGCATCAACCAGAATTTGTAAGAATGGCTGCGCGTTTTGGTGTTACTGTCATACCCTTTGGGTGTGTAGGAGAAGATGATGTTCTAGAG TTGGTTGTAGATTATAATGATCAGAAAAACATCCCTGGCCTTCGGGAATGGATAGAGTCAATCAACAAAGAAGCTGACAGAGTGAG GGATAGCGTCAAAGGAGAGGATGGGAATCAAGACATGCACTTGCCTGCTGTTCTCCCAAAAGTACCTGGCAGATTCTACTACCTATTTGGCAAGCCGATCGAAATGAAAGGAATGAACAACCTTGTCAGAGACAGAAAGAGTGCCAATGATGTATATCTTCGCATAAAATCAGAAGTAGAGGAGATAATGTCATATctgaagaggaagagggaggaagATCCTTACAGGAGTATAGCCCAGCGTGCGTTATACCAGGCAACATGGGGCGTCTCTGCTCAAGTCCCAACTTTCGAACCATGA
- the LOC120710590 gene encoding acyltransferase-like protein At1g54570, chloroplastic, with protein sequence MATLSPLHTQAAALWRPRRQWHGSLERTSCQLKHAGRLQARYRGLEPLYDDGYQTVKNLDYYYESLGELVEHDSGPPRWFCPVDAGSPIEDAPLMLYLPGVDGMGMGLFMHHKALGRIFELRCMHVPLHDRTPFEDLVTMVEDIVRKEHATSPNKPIYLLGNSFGGCLALAVASRNPHIDLILVLVNPATSYEKSGIQQLLSFFSLFSDQACMAITALLNYNIDNEVNMAVSSMINGKHPLAALNRLTNNMSSFLKHSNILDKIPEDTLKWKMKLIKRAASYANYRLQSVQAEVLLLVSCGDKLLPSKAEADRLQKLLPKCKVYFFDKHGHSLLLEYGVHVASIIKCTDLYRHSRRYHRVFDYIPPSATELNEVDKATRDLRFRTCPAMYSTLEDGTVVRGLAGVPQDGPVLLVGNHMLLGIELISLAAEFLRLKGIVVRGIAHTLLFPNKKRAWSEGHDFFDFLNLWGGVPMMYKYIYELLRAGEFVLLYPGGHREALHCKGEEHRLFWPSQAEFVRLAAQFNATIVPFGVVGEDDLLQLLCTFEDIRSAPFGKEMMQAYSNHLKLREDVDHEVFFPGLYLKMPGRFYYQFGKPIPTKGRQDVLTDKQAANDLYMHVKSEVERIISYLLEKRTEDKYRSLIPRMLYQAARGPTCEVPAFDP encoded by the exons ATGGCGACTCTGTCTCCTCTGCATACGCAGGCCGCTGCTCTCTGGCGACCACGGCGACAATGGCATGGCTCGCTTGAGAGGACGAGCTGTCAGCTGAAGCATGCCGGGAGATTGCAGGCGAGGTACAGGGGGCTTGAACCACTGTATGACGATGGATACCAGACGGTGAAGAACCTAGACTACTACTACGAATCACTTGGGGAATTGGTGGAACATGACAGTGGGCCGCCACGTTGGTTTTGTCCAGTCGATGCCGGTTCGCCTATCGAAGATGCTCCACTAATGCTGTATTTGCCTG GAGTAGATGGAATGGGGATGGGGCTATTCATGCATCACAAGGCACTTGGAAG GATTTTTGAACTTAGATGTATGCACGTCCCTTTACATGATCGCACGCCATTCGAAG ATCTTGTTACAATGGTAGAAGATATTGTAAGAAAGGAGCATGCCACTTCTCCCAATAAGCCCATCTATCTATTGGGGAATTCTTTTGGAGGATGCCTTGCACTTGCAGTAGCTTCTCGTAATCCACACATTgatttgatactggtgctagtAAATCCAG CAACATCATATGAGAAGTCAGGCATACAGCAGCTTCTATCATTTTTCAGCCTGTTCTCAGATCAAGCCTGTATGGCAATTACAGCTCTATTGAACTACAACATTG ACAATGAAGTGAACATGGCGGTGAGTAGCATGATAAATGGGAAGCATCCTTTAGCAGCACTGAACAGATTGACAAATAACATGTCATCTTTCCTCAAGCATTCG AACATACTGGACAAGATACCTGAGGATACACTGAAATGGAAAATGAAGCTGATCAAACGGGCTGCCTCTTATGCCAATTATCGTCTACAATCAGTTCAAGCTGAAGTGCTACTGCTTGTCAG CTGTGGTGACAAGTTACTTCCAAGCAAAGCTGAAGCTGACAGATTACAGAAGTTGCTACCAAAATGCAAAGTCTACTTTTTTGACAAGCATGGGCACAGCTTACTGTTG GAGTACGGTGTTCATGTCGCATCCATCATTAAGTGCACCGATCTCTACCGCCATTCAAGGCGGTACCACCGGGTTTTCGACTACATCCCTCCATCTGCAACTGAGCTGAATGAAGTAGACAAAGCTACCCG TGATCTCAGATTCAGGACCTGCCCAGCGATGTACTCCACTTTGGAAGACGGCACGGTCGTGAGGGGCCTTGCCGGAGTACCCCAAGACGGCCCTGTGCTGCTCGTCGGCAACCACATGCTTCTGGGGATCGAGCTGATCTCGCTTGCGGCAGAGTTCCTGCGCCTGAAGGGGATCGTCGTGCGCGGCATCGCGCACACGCTGCTGTTCCCAAACAAGAAGAGGGCGTGGTCGGAGGGCCATGACTTCTTCGACTTCCTCAACCTGTGGGGCGGCGTGCCCATGATGTACAAGTACATCTACGAGCTGCTGAGAGCCGGCGAGTTCGTGCTGCTCTACCCCGGCGGCCACCGGGAGGCGCTCCATTGCAAG gggGAAGAGCACAGGTTGTTCTGGCCATCTCAGGCCGAATTTGTCAGGCTGGCAGCACAGTTTAACGCTACGATTGTGCCTTTCGGAGTCGTCGGAGAGGATGATCTGCTACAA CTGCTTTGTACCTTCGAAGATATCCGGAGTGCACCCTTTGGCAAGGAAATGATGCAAGCGTATAGCAATCATCTGAAGCTAAG GGAGGACGTCGACCATGAGGTGTTCTTCCCGGGTCTGTATCTGAAAATGCCAGGACGGTTCTATTACCAATTCGGGAAGCCGATTCCAACGAAGGGCAGGCAGGACGTCCTAACTGATAAGCAGGCTGCGAATGATCTCTACATGCATGTTAAATCGGAGGTCGAGCGTATCATCTCGTACTTGTTGGAGAAGAGGACGGAGGACAAGTACAGGAGCCTCATCCCAAGAATGTTGTACCAAGCTGCTCGGGGACCAACCTGTGAGGTCCCGGCGTTCGATCCCTGA